CTGTGGTTtcacactttgttgtttctctccccccccccccccccccccgcgtagATGTCAAGCCCTCCAACATCCTGGTCAACTCCCGCGGGGAGATCAAGCTGTGCGACTTTGGCGTGAGCGGGCAGCTCATAGATTCCATGGCCAACTCCTTCGTCGGAACGCGCTCCTACATGTCGGTGAGTCAGCGCCGCACgcctgcgccccccccaccccttttcCTCTGGCCCTAGCCCCACTTTCCTTCTCCCCTCGTCCAcgagccccgccccctccctcccttcctctctcgctCCCCTGCCAAGAGCCGAGGGCTGAGCTCAGGAAAGGCTTCGTTGGCACAGAGCGGGGAGCGACTGTGCTcgctctttctccttcctccttctttcccctcGCTCTTGAGACACCTATTCgggtaggtgggggggtggggggggttgtggaagCCGCTCGTCTGGCCCCTCCCTCGCCCGCAAAGCGCCAGTGGCGGAGAGACTCTCTGGGCCTTTCATCATCGTAATTCCCAACGCACACACCACCTGTCCTTGCTCACCCTTCGCTTCCTGCCAAAGCCTCCCATCCTCTGTCCTCTTTGCGCCCACCACACCCCAGCTTTCCTTGCCATAAcaacaccccctcctccccccgccatTCTCCTCTCCACCACTTCCTGTGCCCGACCCTCCCCGCGGCCTGGCGTCTTGGCTCTGGCCGCCCCTCCTGACGTAGGCCCGTGTGCTCCTCGACAGCCGGAGAGGCTGCAGGGCACTCACTACTCGGTCCAGTCCGACGTGTGGAGCATGGGGCTGTCCCTGGTGGAGCTGGCGATCGGCCGCTACCCCATCCCCCCACCCGAGCCCAAGGAGCTGGAGTCCATCTTCGGACGGGCCATTCTGGACGGCGCCGAGGGGGAGCCGCACACCAACGCGCAGAGGCCCCGGCAGCAGGGCCGGCCCGTGAGCGGTAAAACACTATTTACTCATTTTATGGTATTCACTTGTTACTTGAATAATTCCTAATTGTGTGGCTGATCTGCTTCTCTTTGCTACAGGGCATGGGACGGACAGCAGACCTGCCATGGCCATCTTTGAACTTTTGGACTACATTGTGAATGAGGTCAGAGAATGGGCCCCAACCTTTTTGTTTCTGCCCAAAAGGCTCGCTTGCGGTCATTGTTGATGCCTTTTTTGatgtcctccttcctcctcagcctccacctAAACTGCCACTTGGGGTCTTTACCAATGACTTCCAGGACTTTGTGACTAAATGGTAAGCATTtggcaaatacatttttagagtGAGCtaataaactttaaaaaaaaaaaaagaaaggaaaagaaatgtgatTTTCTGCCTAAGTTGACTCCGGAGAACTAGATCACGTCGACGGCTCTGCTCTCTTCACATGTGACATTGAGGCGGCCGTTGGTGTTGACTGAAATGCAGTCGTGTACGCTGTGGTAAACCTTTCCGCTGTCGTGTATCTTGCAGTTTGATCAAAAACCCAGCAGAGCGGGCCGACCTGAAGATGTTGATGGTGGGTACCGCGGCTTCGTTGTCCTTCATCTCCAAagctttgttttaattgtgaTTGGTTAACGGCGCCAGCATTCTATACAATGGggttgactttttctttttttttgtggtttttcttccAGAGTCACACTTTCATCAAGCGATCTGAAGTCGAGGAAGTCGACTTTGCCGGCTATTTGTGCAAAACCATGGGCCTCAACCAGCCCAGCACTCCCACCCGCGGCACTGAGTgaacagcccccccaccccaaaaccGCCCTGACGCACGCCTGGGTCTTGCTTGCGTACACTTAAAATatactgcgcgcacacacacacacacacacacacacacactggcacccCTCCCCATCTTGCTCTTGGGTACGgtcgttgtccccccccccccccccccccctctgtttattcctccagcagcagctttgaGGCGTTGTGCAGTAAGAAGCACAGGCTGCCCGTGTCACAGCTCACGTCTCCTCCACGCCGCTGCAGAGGCTGCCACGTGGGGTCGGCTCCAGCTggatcaattgtttttttttttacaaacttaTTTTGTGTCGTTAGTTGTCCAATGTTCTACGTTAACCTTGACCGTTGGCGGCTTGTGGGACTTTGGAAATCTCTCCAGCAGGGCCcttattaaaacacaaaacggAAGTTCATAAATGAGTTCTCCTGTAGGTGAATCGAgccgttttattttgtttcaaacACATCCACGCATAAATGTTGATGAGCCGAACCTTTAACCTCCGATGTGATCATCCATGTTGTTGGTAGAGGCCGCAGGACTTCCGGGCGTATACGGAGAATGTGAACTATTTGGCGAAAGGgtgatctctctctctgaccatCACTTAGTGAACGAGCTCACAAACCAAAGAGGCCGCTCTCGACGCCCGACTCGTATGATTTTGTATGCAAATTCTTAAACGGTATATCAGTGTACTGAGAatgggattcttttttttttttttattattattcagtgATCTACACGGTTTTGACATGGTTtttctgaaaatacatttatacgCGCATCCCACACGGTGTACTGTGGAAGCCTGATGAATGCCAGGATGTCCCTAATGACATTGATAAAACAGTGATGGGGATAATATAGCATGGTTTATCTTTCTAAtactgtgtgtattttatttcccAATATCACGATGGGGACGATTTGCTGGTGTTTTAATCAAAAGCCTGAATCTGTTATATTAATGCAAAGTTCCAATCACATtgactcatttaaatatttgctttttctctccctgttgTCGGTCTGGACTTTACCCTGAAGTGTATTTGGTTATGTTCTCACTGTACTGCTTTGTGTGGCACTCCCAAGCTTTCCCTTGGGACAGAACCAGCCAAGAGGCTTGGTTTATGGGAAAGACTTGAGTTGAAATGCAATTTCACAACATTTCCCCTGTAATTCAAACCAATTAATGGGATTTAAAAATAGTACAACTCTGCGTCGAATGGGAAACCAGACCGGTCAAGTAGTTCAAAGGGTTTTGCTGAATATTTGAACCCAGGTTAGTGTTGGtcacgtggtggtggtggtggtactTGCTAACCTGCCGTATTCTCTCTGCTTATGGCTGCCCTTTCttatcctcccctcccccaaaatgtgcatttcttcagtgcaaaatgaatgcattatcACTTGTATGTGTACAAAGCTGTATACACAAATTACAGGAGTTCTATTTTGCAGTCTTAATATACAAATTTTGATTTATGTAAATGACAAGGCAGAGCAGTCATTctattataatataaaaatgtgttggaTATGGTTATGATGtataaaaagattaaaataaatcttATTTGTCAATGTGCTCTATGgtgttatttattaatatcagcCCATGCTGTTCACTCGGTCTTTACTACAAATTGATGTCTCTAACAGACAATTAAGATACTTTGATGTATTACAGGTAGGGCATTTATAAGATTTTGTAAATTAATGTGTTACTCATGATTATATATTCATACGTTTTTTTGTCGGGACCCCAACGAATGCCGAAAACCCACAAATTAAGTATGTTTTAGAACATTTTGAATCTACATTTTCCTACTTTTTATTCAATGTATTTTACTGATGAATGTTCATTAGCGCTTTTGTGATTTACTCACCAAGCAACAAGGATCACGACAACCTCAAAAAGGGGCAACACTTATTAAGACcagaaaataacaatataacACAAATGAGTTGAGACTTAACAACAATGACacacgtttgtgtgtctgcgagtTGTTTGACTCACACACGTTTGTGTGACTCAGACTGCAGGAGAAGGTCTGCccgtggatggatggatactcgtttctgattggctgacaggTGTCTGACAAAATCCCATCCGCATCAGTAAACAAACTAAAGTTATCTAACGTTACATATTCAGCGATAGCTGGGCACGTTATAACGTTTAGACTTGGTAAGTGTTCATTTcaataccttttttaaaaactttttgtaTCATATTTTGTACTTTAGCGCCATCTTAGTTCACCGGCTAACCGTATACGGGCTAAGCtagctaactaacgttaactaacgtCAACCCAAGAAAgtacttttcatttaaattaattacCTTCAAAAAGTAACTGAACTTTAATCCCGACATTGCAATATAAAGTTAACGTTATTTATGCTGCCGTATTAACGGTTTGATACTGACACGAGTGTTTAAGTGATGACCGAAAGACACGTTTAGCTTCAAGATGGCtaacatgttgtgttttgaaCGGGTTTCAGTTAACGTTAGTAACGTTAGTGGGTCAACTGCCTTTCATTGTTTGGCTAACTTTAATCATAAACATTATTCAGATGGAAATGATGAACACGGATTTGATGTCTGAACTTGGAAGAGGACCTGCGGAGATGACGCTCCCATTAAAAAATGTCTGACAACGTCTCAGCCACGGGCTCCATGGACGCGTGAGGAGGACTCCACTCGTTTTCAACAGAAGGCAAGTCGTGCAAACATTATGGATTCGTGTATTTGTTTGAGGTTTTCATTTCGCCAAGGCGGCTGCAACTCCTCCCCACCTGCATCCCCTTCACTTCGCACGTTACGGAGAGTGATGTCACCATGCACCCAACTGCGACTCGTGTCTTATTCTGATCTTTAAAAATCTGCCATTTCCCTCGTGCCAAAGCAGAAACTGTTCTCTACAGTGCCCTCTAGGCAAAGGGCGTGTCACTACCTCGCTCGGCCCAAATAGCCCCTTGATTCTCcttaatggtgtgtgtgtgtgtgcactgtgggAGTCACGGCTCCTGTGAGGAGCGCAGAGGGCAGCCGAGTACACGCAGCAACACCGTGTTaggcatgtttttgttttttttgttttttaccataGTGTGGGCTTCAAACATGTGACTTAACGCCAATTTAAGGGGCGCCAAGGAATCACCGAATACATCTTGTGCTCCGGCCCACTCTGTGGTACAATGGCTGGCCTGCGCTCCCTGAGGGGGCGTGTGCGGGTGGGCGGTTTGAAGTGGCGCAACATCAAGCGCAATAGCTCTGAATTCACACGTGGGATCTTGCAATTTCCCACTGAGGAATAATAAGACATCTTTCTTATTAGTAATGTGTACTCCGAAGCCTCACCTGTTGGAGCTTGGCAGGTATTATGATCAGAGACCGGGGCCGCGCCAGAAAAGTGGATCGAGGGGGGCTGCTGGCAGCCCCTGCTGTATGTGTTGGAATGTGCCATGGCTTGCTATTGGGGTGGGACACCATGACCTCAGGCAATAGAAAGGGTGGGTGCGACTAGACTCACATAGAAAaggagcagtgagagatgaGGTGGGTGAGAATTGACAAGAGTTTTAATTTACCCTTCAAGCAAACATCTGAGTGTCCACAGATGGAACCATTGGCTGACATTCACAGTGGAACCACCGAGCGGGAGGGAACGGGTTAACGATTTGTGTCGTCCCTGAATGGCGTTATTGCTCTGACGACTGTCCACTTTTGATGAATACATTTCCACTTTACTTTGTTTCACCGAAGGGGAggggagacggagggggggaTGCTGTTCCTttaagagagagggagtgagagtgagcgagggagggagagagagagagagagagagagagaaagggaaagggagggaCCTCTTTGCCCTCCAGAAACCAGGAAGGGAATTGAGTtgatctgctgctgcttggtTAGCGCATACGGGGCTTTAAGCTGCACAAcagtgagagggagaggaggagaggagagggctgAGCTAACCCACAACAAGCTTCACCACGGCCATCGCAGGTGAGCTAAAGGCAACCTGCCaccatccccccaccccccacccccttacaCCCTGCTGTCAGCCCTGGGCCTGACGATCAGAGGGGAgcagggcagaggaggagaggagagagggaggaatgagggagggggacagaaaggagagcagggtgggggggttggccGGAGAGGAGAGGTGGGTTGCAGCAGTAGTCCCTCTAGTTAaggttcctgttttttttttttttttttaatcctcctAAAGTACTTCCTCTGTGCTGCTCTTTACCTCTGGGGAATCTTGAGATAAAGTTTATAGGATGTGTTCAATGGTATTAACTTTTCAAGGCAGGTGGAAACActtaaaggaggaggaggaggaggggggggggggggggggcgaaggagtGGGGCTctggggagggacggggaggggagtgttggggggtgggggggggggtcggttatTGCTGAACGAAGGGGAAGGAGCAACCAAAAATAATGGTACTGGACAAGGTGTACGCAATGGTAACAACTTTTCGAGGCCGTGGCGGTCGAGGCGCTCCGAGCCGGGCAAGTTGTGGGTTTGTCCCGCGGCGCACGTTGTGGTGGCACCGGACTGTTTGCAATAAGTCATAATTTAGGTCAGGAGTTTTAAGTGTGTCGGAGAGTGCGAGCCAATTGAAAGAATCCACCGCTGATGTTGCTGATCTGACAGTTAAGGCTAAaatgtgcttcttttttttaaacatttttttttttcatccgagGCTCGGCCCTGCTTGATGGCTGGTCTGTACTTTAATACCTGGCAGCCTGCTAGCAACATACTGTAGTGTATAATTCAGCCCTGGGTGCTTACGTTCGAGCAGGGCTGGGAGATAGTGGGGGCGGTGAGGGCAGAGAGAGCTGGTACTCGTAGTCCGGAGCCGGGGCTGCGAAGCAGGTCCAGTGGGGTTTCAGAACTCCGTATCCCAGAGTGCCTTGCCCTCGGCCATCCAGGAAAGGGAACAACTGCCAGCCTATCCCGACGAGGAGGTGTGGTGAGTGAGCCGCTGTCACACCAATGAGATCGGGCGATGCGGAGCCTAGTTGTGGGCTAAAACcggaggggggtggtggttgTGGTGCTTGtagtttctgtctgtgtgtgtgtgtgtggaggagggggagaggggggcgaggtgaggtgtctgtttgtgtgggaTCAGGCAAGGGCTTGCCTCTATGACTAGGGCCACTCGCAAGTTTCCTGTCTGGCAAAGCGTGAGCCCTGCCCAGAGACGGAGGCAGCAGAGCTGGCCGGCAGGCAGGGGAGGCAAGTAGGGCCCAGGAAACGTTTTCTGCCTATTTGGTAAGCCCTCTAAAGACAGAcgtacatacataaatacatacacacacacacgctgtgtaTTTAGACCGCGActgaggggagaagagaggcaAGCAGAGGGAATAAATACCAtagcgtgttgtgtgtgtgcgtgaaagagagagagagagagagattgggcTCGATAGAGTTCAGAGATCTTGACCCACTTGCAGATGAAAGAGGGAGTGGCAAATAGGTCAGTGCCGAGTGTAAGGTGCTGCACAGAACACCGCTCGTAGAAATAGTTTATGCCACAAAGTTCTTCAGGGGAACGCCGACTGCGTCTGCGTTTGTGACCATCTTAAAACACAATCTTCTTTTTCAGGCTTTCGTCTACCTCTGTGATTATGGCAACAATGCTATTATTAGTAGAGTGGAAAGATGAAGACAGTTGCACATcctgtgctgctgctcctttagggggggggggtgttaaagtAATTGCACTAAACCACTGCATCAGACGCGCGCTGAACTGGCAGAGCGATCGGCGTTGACAGGGTGCAGGTGAGCCGTTGAGTTTATCGGAGAAACTTCAGACATCTCTCCTGGCTGAGGGGCAAGTGGTAGGGTACGCTCCAATGCCATGTCAGAAGAAGACTTAAGCACACCGAGCTACGCTGGAGAACGGCCCATGGTGCGAGCAGCCAGAATCGATCTCACGGCGTGTTTTTCTCCTTGTCCACTCAACCCGTTTCCTTACCTCCTTGTCAAAAGCGCATTCTGATCTCGCCCGTCCGGTCTAAACTGTTGGAGAGACTTCTCATTAACTCTGACTGTCTGGCACGATAACCAGATGCATGTTTCTTTTGGCTTTTACATACTCGTTtaacccgttttttttttttttttaaacacgtgGGCACGGCGAGGGTACAAGATCGCTGTGCACGAAGACGCCCAACTGCTGGGAAAGTGTTAGGAATGCTTCTAAGGAAGGCGGGAACAGATGAGGTTGTAATCTTTTTTATCCGGTTCAATGTCACAGACAATTTTAGTTGCACTAGTATTCCATGAGTCCTGATTCTACCCCCACTTTCTAGGTGCTACTATGGAAGATTAGTACAGTTAGCGCAAGTAAATTCCAGCAAGAGGTTAAACTAGTACGgcaaatgttttgtgtgtgtgtgtgtgtgtgtgtgtgtgtgtgtgcgtgtgtgtgtgtgtgcgtctgtgttacCAACAATAGACTCCAGGGGAATTGCAGGGGACTTCAGTGGCTGTGGGCAGGTCTAAGACACCACCCATCAATTTGGCGGTGAGGCTGAATACAGTTTGATATTCCTGTATGTTTGTGCCTCCACCACTACGGCCTGAAACTAGCAGGTTCGGACAGACGGAGAGGACAGGTTTGCGTGATGTCGCCGTGGCAGtttaaggcttttattttcGAGATTGAAATGTTGGCTGCGCACTATTCATTCGATTCTTACCAAGCAGCACCATTTGGTGTGCTGCCGCACCAGCTCTCGATGTTAGTGTGTAAAAGTGGAAACATTCTACTTTTATCTGCCTTTTCCTTGGTAAATGCAGCTTCACTTCCCCCTAATGTTTGGTTCCCCTGGTCAGCTGTTCAGTGTACCACAGCTTCCAGCCAGGCTAGGCAGATAGACAAACCcctctctgttgtttttctgttgttgtgctGAAGTCTAGGGGGAGTAAAGGGGCTTCTTCTGTTCTCTCCTGGGACATTTATTATGGAGAGGCTAACACAACCTGATCAAAT
This is a stretch of genomic DNA from Pungitius pungitius chromosome 7, fPunPun2.1, whole genome shotgun sequence. It encodes these proteins:
- the map2k2a gene encoding dual specificity mitogen-activated protein kinase kinase 2a — translated: MAPKRRPVPLNITPIGEGQAISNTIDAASEANLEALQKKLGELDLDEQQRKRLEAFLTQKAQVGELKDEDFEPICELGAGNGGVVNKVRHKPSGLVMARKLIHLEIKPAIRNQIIRELQVLHECNSPYIVGFYGAFYSDGEISICMEHMDGGSLDQVLKEARRIPEEILGKVSIAVLRGLAYLREKHQIMHRDVKPSNILVNSRGEIKLCDFGVSGQLIDSMANSFVGTRSYMSPERLQGTHYSVQSDVWSMGLSLVELAIGRYPIPPPEPKELESIFGRAILDGAEGEPHTNAQRPRQQGRPVSGHGTDSRPAMAIFELLDYIVNEPPPKLPLGVFTNDFQDFVTKCLIKNPAERADLKMLMSHTFIKRSEVEEVDFAGYLCKTMGLNQPSTPTRGTE